A window of Nocardia fluminea contains these coding sequences:
- a CDS encoding ABC transporter permease gives MGRYVLRRLAQAVGVLWAAYTVSFFVLEFLPGDPVSAMAGGGLTSSPVDPAELAALRAQYGFDKPIVVQYFDYLGRALVGDFGDSVATGRSVTGTIAAALPPTLQLTAAALVLAVLFGGGLAVSATYTSRRWLRQVLLSVPPLAISIPSFWAGLMLVQLLSFRIRLFPAFGNAGLAGLVLPAVTLAIPTGALIAQVLAKSLLATLDAPFVQTARAKGAGRIRVHLRHALRSASLPALTIVGLLVGQLVASAVVIETVFSRNGLGRVMAGAVSVQDIPLVQGVVVFGAFVFVVVNLIVDLIYPVLDPRIVVARPRSYA, from the coding sequence ATGGGGCGGTATGTGTTGCGCCGCCTCGCCCAGGCGGTCGGGGTGCTGTGGGCGGCGTACACGGTGTCGTTCTTCGTACTGGAATTCCTGCCGGGTGACCCGGTGTCGGCGATGGCGGGCGGCGGGCTGACCTCCTCGCCGGTGGACCCGGCCGAGCTCGCCGCATTGCGGGCGCAGTACGGCTTCGACAAGCCGATCGTGGTGCAGTACTTCGACTATCTGGGCCGGGCGCTGGTCGGTGACTTCGGTGATTCGGTGGCCACGGGCCGGTCGGTGACCGGCACGATCGCCGCGGCGCTGCCGCCGACTCTGCAGCTCACGGCAGCGGCGCTCGTGCTCGCGGTGCTGTTCGGCGGCGGGCTCGCCGTATCGGCCACCTACACCTCGCGGCGCTGGTTGCGGCAGGTGCTGCTGTCGGTGCCGCCGCTGGCGATCTCGATCCCGTCGTTCTGGGCGGGCCTGATGCTGGTGCAGTTGCTGTCGTTTCGCATTCGGTTGTTCCCCGCGTTCGGCAACGCCGGACTGGCCGGGCTGGTGCTGCCCGCGGTCACCTTGGCCATTCCCACCGGAGCGCTGATCGCGCAGGTACTGGCGAAGAGTCTGCTGGCCACCCTGGACGCGCCGTTCGTGCAAACCGCGCGGGCCAAGGGTGCCGGCCGGATCCGGGTCCATCTGCGCCACGCGCTGCGCAGTGCGTCGCTGCCCGCGCTCACCATCGTCGGACTGCTCGTCGGGCAGCTGGTGGCCAGCGCGGTGGTGATCGAGACGGTGTTCTCGCGCAACGGACTCGGACGCGTGATGGCCGGCGCGGTGAGCGTGCAGGACATTCCGCTCGTGCAGGGCGTTGTGGTGTTCGGCGCGTTCGTGTTCGTCGTCGTGAATCTGATCGTCGACCTGATCTACCCGGTGCTCGACCCGCGGATCGTGGTCGCGCGCCCGAGGAGTTACGCGTGA